The following proteins are encoded in a genomic region of Candidatus Atribacteria bacterium ADurb.Bin276:
- the sugB_9 gene encoding Trehalose transport system permease protein SugB: MKKNKWIIYILIGVLLVFFLFPVYWIITMSLKTRIQAISIPPVWFFKPLLSNYGKVLFESAFPRNFFNSFIISIVTVFLSVILGTPAAYALSRYNFRRKGDLMFWILSTRFAPPIAVIIPFFLLFRDLKMLDSHITLIIVYLTFNLSFVIWLMRGFFNEVPQELEEAALVDGTTDLGAFVRIAFPLAAPGIVASTILSFLFSWNEFFFALILTRKVAQTLPVAISGYIGFMGIEWENMSAAAVMASLPILVLAMIVQKYLVRGLTLGAIK, translated from the coding sequence ATGAAGAAAAACAAGTGGATAATTTATATCCTCATCGGGGTACTCCTGGTCTTTTTTCTATTTCCAGTTTATTGGATTATTACCATGTCTCTCAAAACTCGAATTCAAGCCATCAGCATCCCGCCGGTCTGGTTTTTTAAACCACTGCTGAGTAATTATGGGAAAGTGCTTTTTGAGAGCGCCTTTCCTCGGAACTTTTTTAATAGTTTTATAATCAGTATTGTCACAGTTTTTTTATCGGTAATATTAGGAACCCCAGCCGCTTATGCCTTGTCTCGCTATAATTTTCGACGGAAGGGAGACCTTATGTTTTGGATTCTCAGCACTCGGTTTGCTCCTCCCATTGCAGTTATTATTCCTTTTTTTCTCCTTTTCCGTGATTTAAAAATGCTCGATTCCCACATCACTTTAATCATTGTTTATCTCACCTTTAATCTTTCTTTTGTAATTTGGTTGATGAGAGGATTTTTTAATGAAGTTCCTCAAGAGTTAGAGGAAGCAGCCTTGGTAGACGGGACAACCGATTTAGGTGCTTTTGTTCGCATTGCTTTCCCTTTGGCTGCTCCAGGGATTGTAGCTTCAACAATTCTTTCTTTTTTGTTTTCCTGGAATGAGTTCTTTTTTGCTCTTATTCTAACCAGAAAGGTTGCTCAAACTCTGCCAGTTGCCATATCTGGATATATTGGATTTATGGGAATTGAATGGGAAAATATGTCAGCTGCAGCGGTCATGGCATCACTGCCGATTTTAGTATTAGCGATGATCGTACAAAAGTATTTGGTTCGTGGATTAACATTAGGAGCTATTAAATAA
- the sugA_4 gene encoding Trehalose transport system permease protein SugA, protein MKLKKTSFYILFLPALAVLIMVAIFPFAVCINNSTRFYDLTNPAKGTPYIGATNYKLLFEDVRFWHSLKITVYFVIFGGVLQLILGYTMASLINGTEKGSRIVPFFLIPMVMTPVVVGLTWRLMYDHTLGIINYIVRFLGLTPLAWLGTGRLALFSIILTDVWEWTPLIFLVLYSGMRALPTEPYEAGKIDGANTWQVLTRITLPLLKPVILVAVLLRTIDAFKWFDTIYIMTNGGPGIATETASIYSYLISFNFFNIGKGSAFSIIMIILVNIFCLIYTKIIPEKEMA, encoded by the coding sequence ATGAAATTGAAAAAAACCAGTTTTTATATCTTATTTCTTCCTGCATTAGCAGTTTTAATAATGGTCGCCATCTTTCCTTTTGCAGTATGTATCAATAATAGTACCCGGTTTTACGATTTAACCAATCCAGCCAAGGGGACTCCCTATATTGGAGCAACCAACTACAAACTCCTTTTTGAAGATGTACGCTTTTGGCACTCATTAAAAATAACCGTCTATTTTGTAATTTTTGGAGGAGTTTTACAATTGATTTTGGGGTATACTATGGCCTCTCTAATTAATGGAACCGAGAAAGGAAGTAGGATTGTTCCATTTTTTCTGATTCCTATGGTCATGACTCCGGTAGTGGTGGGATTAACCTGGCGTTTAATGTATGACCACACCTTAGGGATCATTAATTATATTGTTCGATTCTTAGGATTGACGCCACTTGCCTGGTTGGGAACCGGAAGGTTAGCATTATTCTCGATAATCTTAACCGATGTTTGGGAATGGACTCCACTTATTTTTCTGGTTCTTTATTCGGGCATGAGAGCCCTTCCTACCGAACCGTATGAAGCAGGAAAAATCGATGGAGCCAATACTTGGCAAGTTTTAACCAGGATTACTCTTCCACTTTTAAAACCGGTTATTTTAGTTGCAGTTTTACTTCGAACCATTGATGCTTTTAAATGGTTTGATACGATATACATTATGACCAATGGAGGTCCAGGGATTGCTACTGAAACCGCCAGTATCTATTCATACCTTATCTCGTTTAATTTCTTTAACATTGGGAAAGGATCGGCTTTTTCGATAATCATGATCATTTTAGTCAATATTTTTTGCCTAATTTATACCAAGATTATTCCCGAAAAGGAGATGGCATAA